TTTACGGTGAATTCCCACCCGAGTCTGTGATAAGAAAACCGGACCCGGCGAATCTAGCTTGATCGCCAACGCAGCAAGCAATACAATAGGCGATGAGAGCATCAAGCCTAAAAGGCCGCCCAAAATATCCAGACTGCGTTTAATAAATTTCACTTGTCTGGATATTACTGTCGAGCTAACAAACTTCTCTCGAGTGGGAAAGACAATTCCCCAGGTAAGACCAAATCCCAAACTCGCGGCGCGCAAAATCAGCATTAACGGCGCTACCCACAATACCAGCGGGTCAAAACGTGCAACTTCGTTTAAAAATGGTATGGCGCTCAAAAAAAACAACAGCACACAGGCCAACCCCAACCACCAACCTGCAGACCAGAATAATCCTGCACCAAAAGTGCCCAATATTAATGCCATCAAAACAATTTGCACATACTGGCTTGGCGGATTGTGTGTGTTTTGAACACTTTTTCTTGGCATTTTTCGCGAAAGAAACCAGCCCCAATAGCCATTGCGGAATTTGCGGCGCACATACGTGCGAATATCGGTGCCATGATAATGATAAACAACTGCATCTGGCGCGAAAACCAACCGATATCCCTGTGATGCCAGACGAAACGATAATTCCACATCTTCCACAACAGTCATGGTGGCATTAAACCCGCCATTTGCCAAAAATATTTCCCGACGATAGGCTGCCGAATTGGTGTCAACCAAATCAATGACCTCGCTTCTGGCAGTGCGCCGATACTTA
The genomic region above belongs to Chloroflexota bacterium and contains:
- a CDS encoding glycosyltransferase codes for the protein RTADIAANFGVQVVRQQNAGPGGARNTGVAKARGEILAFTDADCVPVPEWLFHLVGAFDDPQVVGVTGTYGTHQTELIPRFVQQEYAAKYRRTARSEVIDLVDTNSAAYRREIFLANGGFNATMTVVEDVELSFRLASQGYRLVFAPDAVVYHYHGTDIRTYVRRKFRNGYWGWFLSRKMPRKSVQNTHNPPSQYVQIVLMALILGTFGAGLFWSAGWWLGLACVLLFFLSAIPFLNEVARFDPLVLWVAPLMLILRAASLGFGLTWGIVFPTREKFVSSTVISRQVKFIKRSLDILGGLLGLMLSSPIVLLAALAIKLDSPGPVFLSQTRVGIHRKIFHVFKLRTMLNGNDDVNNPATEKRSDDLRVTRVGRFLRRWSIDELPQFWNVLVGDMSLVGPRPELAAYLKKYQAWQLRRFDVKPGLTGWWQIHGRKQPMHAHIDEDIYYVENASLRLDLVILWRTISAVIFGEGAI